In the genome of Nakaseomyces glabratus chromosome K, complete sequence, the window AGAATTCTATCATGTATCAGTTTTTATACTATTTAAGcaatttatatatctttAATCGAGACGCTGCTATAAAGTCTCAATCTAAGCGCCTCAAAAGGTAATCAACTTCAACTTCCTTAGTAATTGGAATAACAATCTCTTTGTAGATTTTAACAAGATATTCTGGCGTGATTCTTCTTACTTTTTCAGAACTGTCTACTGGAGTTGTTGGATCAACACCGTAAACATCTGCCTTTCTAACTAGTCTCTCCAAAATCTTTTCTTCGACTGCAGCATTAGTAATGCTTGACATGATGCCATCTACATCCTTCTCCCTGATCATTTTGGTGTACAGGTCAATGTCCGATTGGAATTTTGCTTCTGCGACGAATTTACCAAAATGAATCCTTCTACTCAAACTTTGCAAACATTCCATATCTCTCGTGGCAACACTACCgtagttttcttttgaatcACCATCTGAGTTAGAGATCAAGGGCACgatttctttgatataaatgcttttgatcttttcattatagTTCACTGGTTTTGATGCCTTTTCATGAAGAATCTTAGGGTAATTGATTCTAGGTAGGATAGGCTCTTGAATATCATTTGGGAAGAATGGCGTTTCATCTGGCGAATCAAATCTCCGTAGTTTCGAATGCGTGATTTCCATCTGTAGTAAAGCCCAATCCAAGAAAGATCCTGTAAAATCAGGTATATTCAAATCTGGATGGTTTGGTGCATAGACAGGGGCACATACAGGAAAGTGTGATCTTTCAATAAACTTGAAGATAATACTATCTTCCATCTTAACTAGCTCATCTCTGATGTTTTGTAGGTTTAACACAGTCTCAGGTTTTGTAAAATCCATTCTCCGATTATCAATTAATTTCGGTGTTGAATATGTGCTCAAACAAATATCTGTCGAATATAACACCAAACTTTATGGaatattattgtttctCTTATAAACTATTAGATATACAGTTTGCATATGCTTGAATACATTTTTTCTCAAAACTCAACTCCAGCAGGTCTACGTCATTTCTTACTGAAAAGTTTTAGTTACCCATATCGTAATAAGATAAGACAGTGATGAGATGCTGATCAATCACATCAAATAGATAATGATTATTGTGAgtcatatatattattgttgtgTATCGCACACACATCGATAGAATCAATCATTAAAGATGTAAATACAGGacatttgaaaaatgttAATTATTTGAGTTGCATTGTATTTATAGAGGGAGTAAACataaaacaaataataGTTATGAGAATAGTATCAACTATTTTCCGTTAAGTAATTCTATAgtctatttttttttagctGATTTTAGAGCAAAGTAGTATGATATAAATTGGGTCATTAAAGGTAAAGTGGGTCGTTAgataatttttgtttttggttatgaatattaaattttcGTTCGTTAAGGTTTGGTATTATCACGTTTAATAGTTGAAATAACAACATGACTTTCATGCCAATTCAAAAGTACAACTTGAGTTACACAAGTCTTGTGCTTTCTTACATGGCACTAATTCTAGTTGTTGGAACCTTTCTGCATCCTGGTGATAATAGAAACCTTGCATACAACCAGTGAGCTGATCATGTACCACATAATAGAAACCATCATAAGAAGCTCCGTCTACATTTTCGACAAACGCGTCTGGTACAAGGAATTTCTCCTTCCATCtcataaaaatatatctaTCGTTCAAATAATTACGTCCTTCATTTTGAGCTTGATTTTCCATGAATAATTCTGCCAAAGTGTTTATGCTTtgtctcttttttttgaagtCCGGTGTAGCCTCTTCATCCTCCTTAACTAAATTAGCATGCTGTGCGATGAACAGTTCTCTGAATGCTGGGAAGTTTAACCAGTGTTCTAGATCGGTCTGGTCATCAGATTTATATGGCTCATAGTTATTCTCTTCAGGCCATTGGGAGGATAAAAACCCAAGCTCGTTATGCTCAACAGCGTAAGCTTCAAAAAATGTTGTAATTTCTGGATGTTGAGACGTCAAACCTTTAATGGTTAAGTAGCCCGTAATATGTGGCGTGGTCGTGGTATTGCCTGATTCCACTGTAGGTAGGTCTACTGTCTTTAAAGAAACATTGACTTGGTAACGCTTGTAACCAGAAAGCTGATATCCACTAAACTCAAGTCTTGGTCTCAAAAAGTTGGTCTGTGTGGTATTCTTATGCGTTGGTGTGACATAGCGGGGCACACTAACAGTGGTGTATGAAGAGCGGTCGTTCATAAtgtacttcttcttcttcttcaatggCAAGGACTCGCTTGATGATCTGTCTATCAAATGCTGCAATGATGGCAAGGAATCCTTTGAATGACATTTGTATAAACCTTCCAGCGGTCTCTCAATAGGACTAACACTCCCATCCCTGGTGTAAGAGTTGTATTGTAAAACGTTCTTCCTTAGGGAgtgcttcttcttcagagtAACATCCTGTTCGATCATTAGACTATATGTTGTGTTTGTATGCGTGTGCGATAATGCTATAATATACAGTATAACCGACAAGCGAAATAAAACTAAGCTATAAGAAATAAGTGAGAGAGGGAAAGATATTACCTCTTGtgaaatattaaatatatatactttgCATAACTAATTATATGaatcatttcaaaaaaaaaagagattgCTAGATCAAAGGAgcattgctttttttttccctgATGTGAATACTCTGAGTTATACTTTTAGAAGCCATTTTTGCTTATCAGTTTGTCACATACTTTATCCCTCATGCActtactttcttttttttttatttattttttgtgcTTGTAATATTATCTCTGGCCAACGTTCTGGCACTGTCTGTGTCTCTTAGCAATCACAGGAAATTATTCATGGGTAATGTATGTAACAAAAAGCCATatctgattttttttaactgATACCCAGTACAGTTGATACGGTGAGTCAAAGAGGTAGACGGAGGTGTGGTCTAGgaccccccccccccacccCCATCTCACCCTTCACCTCTACGATGTATAACCACGCGCACAGCTGTAATTATAAATCTACGCTCTCTTTGCTAATTTTCCTCCACCCATTGTCTTCCAACTCACAGATAACAAGTCTCTTTTAAGGgtccattttttttgctttcaCTAGCCGGAATAACTAGAAGAGACAATGAGCAGACAATGCTCAGTACCCACCCTACAAACGGAATAACTCTGGGATTTCAATACAGctacagaaaaaaaagaaacaataaaTACCTACTGATTAACCGGAAAAACTGTCTTCCTATGTGCATGTATCTGAATGAGGGAGAGAGCACGCCTTGTAGTctaagaacaaaaaaaaagaaacgtACTCATTCCACCGGAAAAACTGTGAAAAATTAACTTGTCAGTGAACCACCGCAGCCACAACTTCCATAGTAAGAGAGGGAGGCCACAAACGTACGACCCGCACCTTGAGATCCAcacaaaaacaacaacaaaactactactacaaaaaaagaaagtaaaaCCGCAGTGTTAAAAAAGTGGGGCACAGAGAAATATGTAGATCTCCTTATCTACCCCGCTCTCCCCCCTTTCAAGGCAAGAACTCCtaaaatcaaaacaacTATACACTAACAACGACTAATCATGTGTTATAAAACGTACTAGTAGATATCACATGATATTTATCAGCACATACATGACAGTGATTCATGTGACCACAGCAAGGAAGGCAAGGCATATAACTTTTGGCCTTATCGCAGTACAAACAGTTTCGGGCGAAATGCCAGGAAAGCCGTGCGTTTTTGCTCTTTACAACGTTTGCTCCCAACAGAGAGGGCATTCTTCTCTTAGATGCCAATTCTGTTGAGAATATGGGAAGACAACGTAACATAACAGCACCAAGAAAATCATGGAAAGtctttgaagtttttcaaaatttgaaaaaaaaaaatttaggCCCCATCGCAACCGTGATGTCAAAATCCAAACGCACACCtaacacacacacacacacacacacacacacacacacacacagaTTAAAAAGTATCTCTTGCCACCATGAAGAATTGGATGATTAAGTTTCTACTTAAATAGATCTTTTGTAGTCCCTACTGTTTTCttaatatttaaaataaGGTCCTTATTCCGAGCGTTTATCTTCACATACACTACGCACACACACGCATTATACATACACTCGCAAATATGAATCCACAAGTGTctaatattatcatcatgTTGGTCATGATGCAGATTTCTCGTCGTATCGATATGGAAGACGAGACTAACATCTTATACATTAGAATTGCCTACGTTGCTTCTATCGCTATCGCTTATGTGGTGTACCAATACACCAGATCAAAGGTCGTTGCCAAGAACGACTTGACCACCTTGAAATACGTTGAACAAACTTCTCCATTCTCTGCTGAGGCTTTGGAAAAGAGCCAAAAGGAGAAATTCAACGTCACTACTGTCAGAGACTATgacttgaaagaattgGACTCCGCCATCAAATCCATCTATACCGGTGTTCTAATGATGGGATTCATGCACTTCTACATGGGCTACGTTAACCCATTGTTCATGCAATCCATCTCCCCAGTTAAGTCTGCCCTTGAACACAACGTCGTCAAGATTCATTTGTTTAACAAGCCTGCCGTTGGTGATTTGAAGAGACCTTTCGTTGCCCCATCTTTGTTCGGTGGTAGCGCCAAGAACTCTACCCCAGCTGAAGCTGTCGAAAAGGCTGAAAAGGCTGGTAACGGTGGTGCTGGTATCAAGGCAGAGTAAATGAAAGTGCATTATCCTCTGAAAATATACAAACTCATTTATGCACTTTAGCCTTTCACAACCTTTTTTGTACTTATCCGGCTGATTTCCTTTGTTACAGGTCATATGATATAATCACAATAATTCACCTAGCAACttgacaaaaaattaaaaacaGTAAATTATATGCACTAGATCAATGCCAATCACGTATGAATTGTATGTTTTTATCATCTTTACTTCACACCttatataaaattaaaactttgaaaattgtgtttatacttttttgtttgatgAGATTTTGGTTTTATTTGGTAGTCTTTCATTCATGCGGATCTGGAAGTTATCACAATCTACCTGTACTAGTATACCCTTATCTGCAAGCTGATAACACACCGTATTGTATACATTATTCCATAGCCAACGAAATAAATACATGTCAAATACTTACTCTTATCTATAAAATTATTTCCTTAGCAGCTGATCTTGTACAAtcatttcaaataattcCCATTCATGATTAGATGAAAATTCATTTCTTACTAAATCAACTGAATGCTGGTTGCCACTCCCACCAGTGAATGTAGCAACAGACAAATACTTGGCGAAGAGCGCCTTGCGAAATCCAAACTCTGAATAAACCCGCGCAAGTATATCACTCTGCTCATCATGATCCACAGTTATAGTCATCTCCTTCAGATTCTTATCTACTAGATCATCAAATTGTAAAACGAACATCAAATTACGCATCTTCCCGAATAGTATAAATAAGTCATCAATGTTTACTTTTAGCTTTACCGGGAATATTAGCACATTCTTAGCCCGTCGAATCCATTCAAGTAAAAATTGGTCCATGCTGTCAAAATTTTTACAGAATATTAATGTACCATCGCTTTCCTCACTATAGATGAGCATTTGAAATTTATCTGTACTATTGTGACTCAATTCAATCCATTTTAATCGATCCTCTTTGACTTTCATCtcgagctcatcgcgaAACGGCAGTTCACTATTCAAAAGCTCATCGACACTAAATTGAATTTGCCTATACGATCTAAACACCGTCCATCTATCTTTAATCATTATATAACTATTTGTGGTGAAATAACTCCATTGATTAGCAGATGTTCTTTAAGCCACTGGCATTACTCTGCTTTACAAGTGCAACATTGCTAAAATCGCCTTTCACTACTTTTCGTGATCAGTCTTTAAATTAGAATGGTTATAGAATGTTTATCTCTAGTAAGATAAAAGActcaattgcaaaaaatcaataatagTATGGCACTATAATCAAGATATCCTTATTAGTATTCCTGTTCATCACTGCTATTACTATAAACTTTTGAAATAGCGTCACTTAGTCAAGTGGATCAATCATTTGCAGAAAAAACATAAAGGAAGTATATAACAGAAGATGAGTGAGTTTTGGAATAATAACAAGGATACAATTGGCGCGGGCTTGAAGA includes:
- the ARO7 gene encoding chorismate mutase ARO7 (CAGL0K12232g~Ortholog(s) have chorismate mutase activity, role in aromatic amino acid family biosynthetic process, sporocarp development involved in sexual reproduction and cytosol, nucleus localization), which gives rise to MDFTKPETVLNLQNIRDELVKMEDSIIFKFIERSHFPVCAPVYAPNHPDLNIPDFTGSFLDWALLQMEITHSKLRRFDSPDETPFFPNDIQEPILPRINYPKILHEKASKPVNYNEKIKSIYIKEIVPLISNSDGDSKENYGSVATRDMECLQSLSRRIHFGKFVAEAKFQSDIDLYTKMIREKDVDGIMSSITNAAVEEKILERLVRKADVYGVDPTTPVDSSEKVRRITPEYLVKIYKEIVIPITKEVEVDYLLRRLD
- the VID24 gene encoding glucose-induced degradation complex subunit VID24 (CAGL0K12254g~Ortholog(s) have role in negative regulation of gluconeogenesis, proteasome-mediated ubiquitin-dependent protein catabolic process, protein catabolic process in the vacuole, protein targeting to vacuole), whose translation is MIEQDVTLKKKHSLRKNVLQYNSYTRDGSVSPIERPLEGLYKCHSKDSLPSLQHLIDRSSSESLPLKKKKKYIMNDRSSYTTVSVPRYVTPTHKNTTQTNFLRPRLEFSGYQLSGYKRYQVNVSLKTVDLPTVESGNTTTTPHITGYLTIKGLTSQHPEITTFFEAYAVEHNELGFLSSQWPEENNYEPYKSDDQTDLEHWLNFPAFRELFIAQHANLVKEDEEATPDFKKKRQSINTLAELFMENQAQNEGRNYLNDRYIFMRWKEKFLVPDAFVENVDGASYDGFYYVVHDQLTGCMQGFYYHQDAERFQQLELVPCKKAQDLCNSSCTFELA
- the SND3 gene encoding Snd3p (CAGL0K12276g~Ortholog(s) have role in phosphate ion transport, protein maturation and endoplasmic reticulum, mitochondrion, plasma membrane localization), translating into MNPQVSNIIIMLVMMQISRRIDMEDETNILYIRIAYVASIAIAYVVYQYTRSKVVAKNDLTTLKYVEQTSPFSAEALEKSQKEKFNVTTVRDYDLKELDSAIKSIYTGVLMMGFMHFYMGYVNPLFMQSISPVKSALEHNVVKIHLFNKPAVGDLKRPFVAPSLFGGSAKNSTPAEAVEKAEKAGNGGAGIKAE
- a CDS encoding uncharacterized protein (CAGL0K12298g~Ortholog(s) have role in ascospore formation, establishment of meiotic sister chromatid cohesion, establishment of mitotic sister chromatid cohesion and maintenance of meiotic sister chromatid cohesion, more); amino-acid sequence: MIKDRWTVFRSYRQIQFSVDELLNSELPFRDELEMKVKEDRLKWIELSHNSTDKFQMLIYSEESDGTLIFCKNFDSMDQFLLEWIRRAKNVLIFPVKLKVNIDDLFILFGKMRNLMFVLQFDDLVDKNLKEMTITVDHDEQSDILARVYSEFGFRKALFAKYLSVATFTGGSGNQHSVDLVRNEFSSNHEWELFEMIVQDQLLRK